A portion of the Macaca mulatta isolate MMU2019108-1 chromosome 2, T2T-MMU8v2.0, whole genome shotgun sequence genome contains these proteins:
- the LOC144339458 gene encoding uncharacterized protein LOC144339458, translated as MTWLLLIILSTVLSPFLVSLVPQIPTSSSRACSDYPAGRDTWCPNRDLETRDSVRKRTPKDGRPLTKTKGVKLFRSPREPAASGSKKMKPNMKFLWRIIALYNIVTVYAGFGDPRKARELLRKQYGQPCDCRGGQISEPPSDRITQVTCTGKTAYLMPNQLWKCKSTPRDTSPNGPLLECPCSSFQSSVHSSCYTSYQQCKSGNRTYYTATLLKTQTGVINDVQVLGPTNKLVQSPCNGQKGKPVCWSTTAPIHISDGGGPLDITRIKTIQKKLEEIHKASYPELQYHPLALPELRGNFKLDAQTFDILNATYNLLQMSNTSLAHDCWLCLKMGPPIPLAIPNLSLPYVNYSNESLVNNSCPITPPP; from the exons aTGACTTGGTTGCTGCTCATCATTCTG agcactgtcttgtctccatttctcgtgtctcttgttccccaaattcccacctcctcctccagggcctgctctgactatcccgcgggccgggatacgtggtgcccgaacagggacctggaaacgagggactccgtgaggaagaggacgccaaaggacggtcgaccgctaacaaagacaaaaggagtcaaactcttccgatcaccgcgggaacctgccgcgtcaggatcgaag aaaatgaagcctaacatgaaattcctttggagaataatcgctctatataacatagtgacagtctatgcaggttttggtgaccctcgtaaggcaagagaattattacgaaaacaatacggccagccttgtgactgcagagggggacaaatatctgaacctccgtcagatagaatcacccaggtgacctgcacgggcaagacagcttacctaatgccaaaccagttatggaaatgtaagtctaccccaagagatacctcacctaacgggccgctcctagaatgcccttgtagctctttccaatcttctgtacatagttcctgttatacatcctatcaacaatgcaaatcaggcaatagaacatattatacggccacattactaaaaacacaaactggagtCATTAATGACGTACAAGTATTAGGACCcactaataaacttgtacaatctccttgtaacggccaaaaaggaaagcctgtttgttggagcactaccgcccccattcacatttctgatggaggaggcccattagatattacaagaattaaaaccatccagaaaaaattagaagaaattcataaagcttCTTATCCTGAACTTCAATATCACCCTTTAGCCCTGCCTGAGCTTAGAGGTAATTTTAAGCTCGATGCCCAAACCTTTGATATCCTCAATGCtacttacaatttacttcaaatgtccaatacaagcctggcccacgattgttggctttgtcttaaaatgggcccccctattcctctagccatacctaacctttcattgccctatgtcaattactcaaatgaatccttagtaaataattcctgtcctattACCCCCCCCCCTTAG